A window of Odocoileus virginianus isolate 20LAN1187 ecotype Illinois chromosome 3, Ovbor_1.2, whole genome shotgun sequence genomic DNA:
CTCTGGGCCCCATCATTCCTTCTGTAACTCCAGTCATTTTGTGTCCCCTGGAAAACCCCTTATTTTGATCTTGGGCTAACCATtgatgtttggggcttcccaggtggctcagtggtaaagaatctgcctgccaatgtgggagacacatgagatgcgagttccatccctaggtcgggaagatcccctggagaaggaaatggcatcccactccagtattcttgcctggagaaatcgcatggacagaggagccatggtggtcccaaagagtcagacacgactgagctaccgAGCACGAACACAGCCATTTATGTTTAGGTCTTCCTTTTTGCTCCCTAGTGATCCCCCAACATCACCAGGCCCCGCTGACCCCTGACCTTTGTGACCCAAATGCCCAAGGCTGACATGCCCAAGGCTGACCTGACACCTTCCCCTGCCCTGAGGGCCTCGCATCCAAGCTGAACCATTGACCGCAGacccccacctcctcttcccaCTTGCCCCGGCCCCTAGGCAGTCCTCTGAGCGCGCAGGGCAGCTGGAAGCCACGCTGAACAGCTGCAGGCGCCGCCTGGGCGAGCTGCGGGAGCTTCGACGGCAGGTGCGGCAGCTGGAGGAGTGCAATGCCGGCCATGCGGAGCGCACGCGACAGCTGGAGGAAGAACTGCGCCGGGCCGGATCCCTGCGTGCCCAGCTTGAGGCGCAGCGGCGACAGGTGCGGGTGGGAGCCTGGACCCggactggggtgggggctcctcttGCCTGGCTACTGACTTTGGCCTTCCCTCAGCGAGGTGCTGAGCCCTTCCACCCAGAGCCCGCCCCCTCGTTTGCATAGAGGCCACACCCTCTAGACAGGCCCACCCTGCTCTAGCTTTGCAAGCCCCGCCTCTTCCAAATTTCTTTCTGCTGGTCCCTCTGGCCCCACCCTTTGACCTTGTGCTCAgtccctgtccctccctcccaccctataGTCCTCTCCCCTCACGTCTGTTCAGGTTCAGGAACTGCAGGGCCAACAGCAAGAGGAGGCCATGAAGGCTGAGAAATGGCTATTCGAGTGCCGCAATCTGGAGGAAAAGTATGAGTCGGTggcaaaggagaaggaggtgaggcTGAGGTGCTACTGCCCAAGCCCTACCCTGCCCATCAAGGCAAAGCCCATTTCCCAGGAGGCCGATCCTGCCTCAAGTGGCCTGTTGCACCCTGTCCCTCCAGCGGCTGTTGGCAGAGCGGGACTCCCTGAGAGAGGCCAATGAGGAGCTGCGCTGCGCCCAGATGCAGCCTCGGGGGCTGGCCCAGGCCGGTGAGTTGGAGGTTCATCCCAGGGCCTGGGAGAGCGCTGGCCTGGAGCCTCACCGGGCCACATGTGCTCTTAGGGCAAGCATAAAAGGCAGTGCCCAGGGCTTGTCTAGTTTGGGGTCGCAGAGCAAGGCCATGCTGGAGATAGTCTCAAGTGGAAAGAGGTGACATGGGCCAGTGGAAAGCAGCAAGAGCTGTCCTTTGGGGCTCTGAGGGGGTGAGAAAAGGCAAACTCAGGCCAATATCATGGCTCCCTCTCAAGCTGGGTGTGGGGTTTGTGTTAAGTCAGGCATTGGCCAAACTTGAGTCCCCAAAGATGCTTCTTCAAAGAGGATCCTAGGGATGGGGACAGGAACTCTGGCGCCACCTGAAGACTTTTCTCACATTCTCCAGACCCCTCACTGGATCCCACCTCACCGGCTGTGGGAAACTTAGCAGCCGAGATCCTACCTGCAGAGCTCAGGTATCCAGGGGTCAGTCACTCAGAGCTCTGGTCCCACTGGAGCCTGCCAGTTCCCACCCTCAACCCCATCCCCAGAGCAGGTACTTACCACTAGCCAGACCTACTCAGCTTGGTTCCCAAGTCCTAGCTGGGCTTTTTATCccccaccctatggactgtagtccaccaggcttctccatccatggaattctccaggcaagaatactggaattggttgccattcccttctccaggggaatcttcctgacccagggatccaacccaggtctcctacattgcaggcagattctttaccatctgagccaccagggaagtccttttatgCTCACCCACTTCTAATTCTGCTTTTACCTGGCCGGGACTCTATCCCTGTTGGTGGCTCACCTGACCTCTTTGGGATCCACCCTCAGTGCACCAGTTAGGTCCAACTCATCTGTCTCCACTGCCCAGGCAAAAATCCTTTGCCCAGCGCCGCCCACATCAGGTTCTGCCCCCAGGACACAGCCCCGTTCTCAGTGTATTCCCCGCTGGGATCAGTGTCCTGCCCACATCAACGTTTCTCTTTGCAGTGTTTTCCTTTCCCTGAGCCCCATCTCAGTGTTCTAACCTGCTCATgtagccctgccctgccccatccACCCCTAGACCCTGCTCATGGCTCCGCCCACttttccccaccccaccagcgCCCCGCCCACCCACTCCAGGCTCTGTCCCGGGTACTCTAACCCTACCCCAGGGTCTGACTGGGCCCTTCCCCTGGCCTCTGTTCCTCTCCCGGCCCCGTCCGCCCAGTTTCCCTGCCTGAGCCCTGTAGGCCTGAGTGGTGACCCATCCCCAGCCCTGCTCACTCCTTCCCGGTCCGCAGGGAAACACTCCTGCGACTTCAGTTGGAGAACAAGCGGCTGTGCCAGCAGGAGGCGGACGACAGGGAACGGCAGGAGGAGCTGCAGCGCCACCTGGAGGAGGCCAACCGTGCGCGCCATGGCCTGGAGACGCAGCAACGGTGAGGACCCACCCTGCGAAGGGGGGCCTCCCGCGTAAGCTTGGAGGGGGCGCGAGGGAGGGCGCAGGCACTGAGCGGGGCCCCCACCTCCGCAGGCTGAACCAGCAGCAGCTGTCAGAGCTGAGGGCCCAAGTGGAGGACCTTCAGAAGGCCCTGCAGGAGCAGGACGTGAGtgcccacctcctccctgcctggccctgccctgTGCCCCCACTAACGCTGCTTTATCTCCCCACTGCTGCCTGATGCCCCGTGCAGTCCATAGTAAGTACTTTGGGCTCAGAGTGCCACTCCTGACCCTCACCCTCCGAGAAGGTTGGGACCTCTGGACACCTCATCCCCACACTCACCCAGcgcctcttctctcctcccagtCAATCCTGCTGAAGAGGAAGCTGGAGGAACATCTGTGAGTCGGGTGGGGGGAAAGATTGGGGCAAAGGTATAGGGGATGGATCTGGTGTCCATGGGGAGTTGTTTATGAGGCCAGGGGGTCAGCTGACACACAGACTGAAGTGTCAGCTCACCCAGGGTCTTATAGACCAAAGGAAGGTGTATGGACTATTTTGGGGGAACAATTGGGAGTCAGGGAATTTCAGCAAGGTTGTGTGACACAGTGGTAGTcaccttttattacttttttgcattgctaaaaaaagataaactagataaacttttttttttttttttcccatttttggcAACACagctcagcttgtgggatcttagttccccaactagggataaAACCTGGGCCCACAGCTGTGAAAGCTCcaagtcctaaccaatggaccgctagggaattcccaaaaaatatagttctttattaaaaaggactttcttaaagaaagaaagaaactattttaATTAGCTGTCacaattatagtttaaaaaaccGAAAGGTATACCAAGTTATACAGAAATAGAAGGTAAACATCTCAGTCTTCCCTCATTAACTCAGTTTCTGCCCCATTCCACCCCCATTCCTATTAGTTGATTATggaaatttttctgtaatttttaaagcaaattcaaaTGAATATGAATATAGATTTTTACTCTCATTCCTTATTTACACAAAAGGTAGTATAATATGTACACTTTGCTTTCCCTACTTAACCAGTTAACTGGGGAAATTTCTTCTTATGAATAAATAAAGGGAGACCTTATTATTAATTTCTTGATATAGCAGTCTTTATCAATGGGGGTTCCATGGGGAAACTGGCCTTTACAGAAAATGATTTTCATGACTATTCTCTCAGTTCTGCCAAGACTGGAATGTACCTAATGCCAACCTAGAGCACAGATAGTTATTTCCTTATAGAGGATGAATACCTGGAGGCATTAGGGCTTAATTCTGTAGAATTCTGGTCCAGAAGGGCTGGCATATAGCATTTTTTTGGTAATATCATAATTAACTCATTCTTTTAGGCATTTGCAATTTCAACCTGTACAACAAAGTACAATCTTATATATGTATCATTTTGTTTATGTGCAaatgtatcacacacacacaaaaaatggaatGGGTGGCTCTCAGGGCATATGCTTTTGTAATTTTAGTAGATATAGCCAAAGGTTCACTATTAGATGTTATAGCATGTTCCAAGTCCATGATACATGATATTAGGCTCACTTAGGGGGATCTTTGGGGTTTTGCTCCAGGTGGCAGAATGCCAACTATTAGCTTATATTTCCTTTCATTAGAAGAGATTTGCATTCTAGAGAGATCCCTGGCTGATGGGTGGAGAATGGAGAGTAGAAGGCTGGCAAGGGATGATGGTGCCTGGACCAGCATGTGGGCTGTGGAATGGAGAGAAGTGGACAGATGGAGGGAGGGCTGGTCCAGGGGCCACCTGATGAGGGTCATGGAGGGTTGCGGCTCTGATGGCTAAAGAGATGGTTGTGCCGGGGCACATAGCCCCCAGGCTTGGAGTCAGGCAGAGAGGTCTGCAGGAACACTTCTGGGAAGCAGAGAAATGGGCCCGGAACTGAGGCTGCCTCTGGCTCCCCACCTACAGGCAGAAGCTGCATGAAGCAGATCTGGAGCTGCAGCGGAAGCGCGAGTACATCGAGGAGCTGGAGCCCCCCGCCGACAGCAGCAGTGAGGGGGGGCGCTAAGCGGCCTGGATGGGTGGCGGGAGCCCCTAAGCTCAGCTCAGCACAAGCTTAGGGGCCACCTTGTCCCCCCAGCAGCCCGGCGTATCGAGGAACTTCAGCACAGCCTGCAAAAGAAGGACGTGGACTTACGGGCCATGGAGGAGCGATACCGCCGCTATGTGGACAGGGCGCGCCTGGTGAGGATGCTGGGTGCGCCGCTGGCGTCCTGCCCAGGCCACTGCTTCCCACTTGGCATTCTCTGCCTCCTGTCCCCACACCTGTCCTACCGTATCACATCGCAGACTTCTACATCATGGCCGGTGGGGCCAAGGTCACTGTGACTGTGTCTTTCCCCACCCTAGGTCATACAGAGCCTGGAACCCAAGCAGCAGCCACCTGGAGGGGCTCCCCCGGATCTCCATGCCCTGAGGACACAGCTCCGGGAGCGGGACGTCCGAATTCGGCACCTGGAGGTGGGTATCCTAACCCCCTCTCACTGCTCCCAGTATATCCAGTCCCTTGATTGTTCCCTCCTTAGCAGATGGACTTTGACAAGAGTCGAAATCAGCGGGAGCAGGAAGAAAAGCTGCTCATCAGTGCCTGGTATAATATGGTGAGTGCACCATTACCTGTCTGAAGTACTGGGAGCGTGGGGGGTTGCTGGTGTCCTGGAGGCTCATCtgaccccagctctgcccctccctccctccagggcaTGGCTCTACAGCAGCGAGCTGGGGAAGAGCGGGCCCCTGCCCATGCCCAGTCATTCCTGGCACAGCAGCGGCTGGCCACCAATGCTCGCCGTGGACCCCTGGGACGCCTAGCAACCCTGAACATGCGCCCTGCCGACAAGCACTGATGAATCGCAGGATCCTGCCACCTGCCCAGCTTAATCCACCCTGGATTCCCCCAACTCACAGGGGGCCTAGAATTATGCCTCAGTTGGCTGCTTGAGAGCCTTGAAGTCACAGTCTCTGCCCCATTCTCTCCCAGCTGGGACAAGAGTgtaggaggcaggtgggaggcagGAATGGGCCTACTCTTTTTAGCAATGTGGTTCTTATTCTTGATTTTTTCCCTGGGGTTAGTGAGCTGCCAGGGGATAGAGTGATTTTatatttgagaagaaaaataataaagacttttAATCTGACCTGGCAGGACTCTGGGCACTGAGGGAAGGGGAGATGGTGGGCAAGGGGCTAAGATCATTGCTTTTAAGAAAAGCCTGGCTTatgttctttgttgttttttttttttggctgagctgggtcttcattttggctcaggctttctttagttgcagtgagtgggagctatttttgttgtggagcatgggctctagagtgtgtgggctcagtagttgtggcccaggggcttagttgctctgcagtatgtgagatcttagttcctcaaccagggatcaaactcaagtctcctgaattgcaaggcaaattcttaaccactggactaccagggaagtccctcttagcTTTTATTCAAGTGAAGTGGGAAACACAGATGGTTCTGAGCAAAGGATGCATATGACCTGATTCAAGCATTCATAGGCTCCTTTTGGTCCTGTGGGAGAAACAGACTGTGGAGCTGTTAGGGTCAGAGCTGAGAGATTGAGTCACTATCCACGTGGGTGGTTGCATGATAGTGAGGGCTCTGGCCAGAGTGGGAATCCTAGAGGAATGGGAAATGGTTGGATTCTGGATACAACTGGAAGATTAAGCTGATGGGATTTGCTACTGGGTTGATAAGGAGAagcatgaaagagagagagaacctgggggctcccctggcaatccagtggttaacactgtGCTTCCACTACTGGgcgcctgggtttgatccctggttggggaactaagacaccACTTGCAGCTCTGCTTGGccaaaacattatatatatatatatatatattaaagggacttctctagtggtccagtggttaagaatcgacCTTGCAATTCATgaaacacaggttggatccctggtcagggtactaagatgccacatgctgtagAGGAACTGAGCCTGCACCAAaccaaaagatcctgcatgatccagcaaagatctcacgtgccacaactaagacccaacgcagccacataaataaaaaatttttttaacaaatttttttttttttttttaaaggagttgaAGATGACTCCTAGGTTTTGTCCTCAGGAAGAGCAAAGCTGATGGAAGATAAGCAAGTGGGGGGTTGACAGGGACCTGTCATGTTGTGTTCCTGTGTGTTCCCCTGTGAACAGGGGAGCATGTTGTGTTCAAGGTGCCATGAGATCCATACACAGAGATGTCGAGTAGTCAGGTGGCTCTCTGCATCTACAGTGTGGGAAGGGACCCTGGCTGGACTTCTAAATTCAGGAGTCATCTACATATGATTGATGTAAGACCTAGAGCATTGAAGAGGCAGAGGGGTCACTTGCAGAAGCAAGGCTGGCaggagaattccctggcggttcCGTGGTTAGGACTTCTCCATTGCAACGGGTCCAGATTTaatccttgattggggaactaggatccctgAAACTAAGCTGCAGGgcgtagccaaaaataaataaacaaaaggttGGGGGGAGAAAGCGTGGTCTTGGGACCTGTGAATCCTATATTGATGAATGAGTAAAACCATGGGCACTGAATGGGGCCATTTCAGAGAGTAGAATTTGGAAGTGGACAGGACATCATCAAATAATCCTTAAAGCATACCTAGCATAACGCCTGCCAGGAGTTgagtttttagggaaaaaaaaaaactacaattttattgagcacctgttatgtaccaaacatttcttttaaagccaCTTTCATTTCATCCACACAGCTCAGGAGATGGGCACTCACTTATATGTCTattctaaagaaagaagaaaggcaggGCGCAGGGATAAAAGCTTCTCACGCAGTGGCGGGAAGTAGAGCTGGTGGTAAGGACCAGCAGTTCAAAAAAGCTGGAAGGATACCCCTCCCTTAATGCAGTCCTCGGTCCACAGGAGGCGCTCCAACCCTCTGTGCCAGACGTAAAGTTGGGGCGCAGACAGGTAAGAAGGGGGATGGCCGAGTCCACACGCAGCTTATGCAGACCCAAACTGCTGCAGGCAGGCTTGTTTCCCTGTCCTTGGAAATTCAGGGTTCAAAGGTCTCAGGCTAGACTCTCCTCCTCCTCGCCAATGGGGCTGGGCAGCCAGGGCGGAGCCGGCCCCCGGGTCCCAGGCATCGGCACCGCGGTAAAGGGCTCAGCGGGCGGCCTGGAGGCCGGGACCGAGGCAGGCGACTCGGGGCCGGTGGGGGGCTCAGACTCTGGCTCCGGCTGGCCTAAGTCGAGCAGCGGGTCTTCGCAGCCACATTCCGGGACCACGCCGTCGGGAGCGCCCGCACACGCGCAGTTAGTAGCCATAGATTCCTCCGACACGTAGCTGTTCTTGCGGCGCAGCAAGGACACGCGCCGGCCCAGCAGGCCACTTGTGGCCATGCCCGCGCCCCCTGGCAGGAGGCGCTGCAAGAAGTCGCCGTGTGCTTCGTTCGGCGGCGCGTCCAAGCCGTCCTGACGCTGGAACTGCATGTCCTCCTTGGCCAGCCTGCAGGAGAGACAGAGGATCAGCGTTGCCGCCTCTCTCGTCTTCAACAGAGCTGAGACCAAGGCATGCTACTTTTCCTGCCTCCACCCACCTCACTGTTCCACTTCTCCCAGAAGTCTTGGCTTGCCCCCCAGAGCCTGGCCTTATCCTCTAGCTCTGGCTATGAGCAAACTTGGGCCTTAAAAGGCTTAGTTGGGGCTCTGCTTCGTGTCGCTTCTGGTCCACCCAatcctcatagactgtagcccttaGTGTCCCGGCCCCAGACCTTGACCCGGATCCCTGACACCTCATCCTAGTCCTATTGACTGTAGTTTTTAGCTCAGAATCTCCAGGGTGTAGCCTTTAGCCCTGTCCTGGTCACCCACTGCCCCTTCAATTAGACACAACCCACAGTCACGTGtccagaggatgaaatggttgaatagcatcaccaactcaatgagtttgagtgtgagtcggacatgagtttgagcaaactccaggagatggtgaaggacaaggaagcctgttgtgctgcagttcatggggtccctaagagttgaacatgactgagcgactgaacgagaCCCCGCCCAAGAGGCCCTGTCCACCCCCACTGGCTCACGTGATGTCGAAGGTAGAGCCCTGGAAGGAGGGCTGCTGCATCAGGAAGGCGGTGGCCGCGGTGTAGGGAGCGCGAGCCTCAGCCGCGTCCCAGTACAGGTCCTTCTCCAGCATGGCCAGGTCGTCGTACATTTCATCCACAGCCAGCATTGACACCTGTGCGTGAGGATATGCAGGGAAGAGTGGGGCATGGAAAAGAGCTGGCACCACAGGGTGGACCCCTCAGGCTGGGTAGGAAGGCAGCTATCAGAGAAGGATGGTTCAGGGGCGATGTGTGGAAGAGTCTTGGCAGGGCTGGGGCCAAGGTCGCTTTGGGAGCCTAGGGATGGTCTCAACTGAGAGAACCTCACCTGGAAGCATCGGTCGATCAGAAAGTTGGTCTCAAAGTCATCGTCATCCTCTCCGAAGGGGTTGATGAGCTGCTCAGCTACctgagtggggaggggggaggtagGCAGAGCCCTGAGAACCCCTGCCCATTTCACCTCTATAGTCCTGGCCTTGGGACCCCCACCCACCTTAAGCCAACCGGCATAGAAGAAGAACTGCAGCAGGGTGAAGATTGGCACGTACAGGTCCAGGTCGTGGTCTTTGTAGCCCTGTGCTGGGTCCAGGAACTGGCGACCGATGAGGCAAGCCAGGAAGTAGCTGTACACAGCAATGGTCACCACCTGGGGGACAGAACGGGGTGCCAGTCAGGTCTTGAAAGTCATGGAGAGACCAGAGCTAGGATCACTAGTCACTGTGACAGTCTTAGTTAGTCCTTAGATTTTCCTTGAGACCAACGCTCCAGAGCCTCTGACATAGGATATAAAAAGGCCCAACCAGGTTACCTGGGTGTAGACAAGGGGCACGCTAATCCAGTCGTAGTGAAAGAGCATCCCACACTTGCTCCGAAACACATTCAGCTCCTGGTGGGGCAAATATAGGTCATGAGGGGGCTGAAATGTGAGCTCACACATGGGGATTAAGTAGGGGGGTAATGGATGGAGGTGAGTGGTCACCTAGTGGGAGGCAGGCCTGTGCTTCCAGGGACTAGAGAGAGTATTTAGTGGTGAGTGTGTAATAATACCTAGTGTAATAATACCTAGGGGCATTATTCACCTAGAAACCACCCCATAGAGATAACGTGTACACCTCGGGGCTCTAGATAAGGGTGTTTGGAATCCGCCCTGTGAAAGGCACGTGGCAAGTCAGGAAAAGACACAACCTCAGGGCGGGTGGGGTACAATATccgtggttttcttttttaaatgaatgactaCCCGGATAACCCACCTCCAGCAGCAGCTTTAAGGCGCCGTTGTCGCGGATGCGGCCCTCGCGCCGAGCCTGCGCGGCCAGGTTGCAGAACCAGACGCAAGGCACCCAGTACTTGTTGTAGGATGAGTTTAGGTTCTCGAACTTCTTGCGCTCCTCGCGGGTCATAAACCCTGCGGGGGCGAGGTCGGGAGTTACTTGCCCCGCCCCCTTCcttgccccccccaccccccgcccgcgTCCCGTTTTGGGTTTTGGCCGGAGCCTCACCTGCTTCCACCACATGATCTATGGTGGGGAAGCGCTTAAAGACCGCAGTGCTGACTGAGCGCAGGATAAGCACCCCGGAGAGCCCTGCGTAGCGCATGAGCGTGCGTCGGTAGAGGCGGCCGCGCTCATCGCGTCCGTGCACTGTGCCGACCA
This region includes:
- the HOOK2 gene encoding protein Hook homolog 2 isoform X5; its protein translation is MSMDKAELCGSLLTWLQTFNVPPPCTSPQDLSSGLAVAFVLNQIDSSWFNEAWLQGISEDPAPSRRLKVSNLKAILQSLVEYSQDVLGHPILEQHLPDVSLIGEFSDPEELGKLLQLVLGCAISCEKKQEHIQRIMTLEESVQHVVMEAIQELMTKDTSDSLSPETYGNFDSQSRRYYFLSEEADEGDELRQRCLDLERQLVLLSEEKQSLAQENAVLRERVGRPEDEGASGLTAKKLLLLQTQLEQLQEENFRLESGREDERMRCLELEREVAELQQRNQALTSLAQEAQALKDEMDELRQSSERAGQLEATLNSCRRRLGELRELRRQVRQLEECNAGHAERTRQLEEELRRAGSLRAQLEAQRRQVQELQGQQQEEAMKAEKWLFECRNLEEKYESVAKEKERLLAERDSLREANEELRCAQMQPRGLAQADPSLDPTSPAVGNLAAEILPAELRETLLRLQLENKRLCQQEADDRERQEELQRHLEEANRARHGLETQQRLNQQQLSELRAQVEDLQKALQEQDSILLKRKLEEHLQKLHEADLELQRKREYIEELEPPADSSTRRIEELQHSLQKKDVDLRAMEERYRRYVDRARLVIQSLEPKQQPPGGAPPDLHALRTQLRERDVRIRHLEQMDFDKSRNQREQEEKLLISAWYNMGMALQQRAGEERAPAHAQSFLAQQRLATNARRGPLGRLATLNMRPADKH
- the HOOK2 gene encoding protein Hook homolog 2 isoform X4, whose amino-acid sequence is MSMDKAELCGSLLTWLQTFNVPPPCTSPQDLSSGLAVAFVLNQIDSSWFNEAWLQGISEDPAPSRRLKVSNLKAILQSLVEYSQDVLGHPILEQHLPDVSLIGEFSDPEELGKLLQLVLGCAISCEKKQEHIQRIMTLEESVQHVVMEAIQELMTKDTSDSLSPETYGNFDSQSRRYYFLSEEADEGDELRQRCLDLERQLVLLSEEKQSLAQENAVLRERVGRPEDEGASGLTAKKLLLLQTQLEQLQEENFRLESGREDERMRCLELEREVAELQQRNQALTSLAQEAQALKDEMDELRQSSERAGQLEATLNSCRRRLGELRELRRQVRQLEECNAGHAERTRQLEEELRRAGSLRAQLEAQRRQVQELQGQQQEEAMKAEKWLFECRNLEEKYESVAKEKERLLAERDSLREANEELRCAQMQPRGLAQADPSLDPTSPAVGNLAAEILPAELRETLLRLQLENKRLCQQEADDRERQEELQRHLEEANRARHGLETQQRLNQQQLSELRAQVEDLQKALQEQDSILLKRKLEEHLQKLHEADLELQRKREYIEELEPPADSSTARRIEELQHSLQKKDVDLRAMEERYRRYVDRARLVIQSLEPKQQPPGGAPPDLHALRTQLRERDVRIRHLEMDFDKSRNQREQEEKLLISAWYNMGMALQQRAGEERAPAHAQSFLAQQRLATNARRGPLGRLATLNMRPADKH